A genomic window from Sphingobacterium sp. BN32 includes:
- the estT gene encoding macrolide hydrolase EstT — protein sequence MKEKIVKKNGIRLFTESFGCEKDPAILLIAGATVSMLYWDAEFCQKLSEKGFFVIRYDNRDVGKSTNYEPGSTPYDIVDLTHDAISILDGYKIVKANFVGISLGGLISQIASIKYADRVSSITLISSGPWGDSDPTIPEMDTRILDFHGKAETVDWTNEDSVANYLIQGAELMSGRKQFDKQRSEKLIRAEFKRANNYISMFNHAALQGGEEYWNRLSEINQPTLIVHGTDDKIWHFKNSAVLLEKINGSKLITLDGTGHELHFEDWNKIIDGITQHTTNNKRMNK from the coding sequence ATGAAAGAGAAAATAGTTAAAAAAAACGGAATAAGACTTTTTACCGAAAGTTTTGGATGTGAAAAAGATCCGGCAATACTCTTGATTGCGGGAGCAACGGTATCCATGTTGTATTGGGATGCTGAATTTTGCCAGAAACTATCTGAAAAGGGATTTTTTGTTATTCGCTACGACAATAGGGACGTAGGAAAATCTACTAATTACGAACCGGGTTCAACCCCCTATGATATTGTTGACTTAACCCATGATGCTATTTCAATTTTGGACGGCTATAAAATAGTCAAAGCCAATTTTGTGGGAATTTCACTGGGCGGACTGATTTCTCAAATAGCATCAATAAAATATGCCGACAGGGTAAGTTCAATAACACTAATCTCATCAGGTCCTTGGGGCGACTCAGACCCCACAATTCCTGAAATGGATACGCGTATTTTAGATTTTCACGGAAAAGCTGAAACCGTAGATTGGACAAATGAAGACAGTGTGGCAAATTATTTAATTCAAGGTGCTGAATTGATGAGCGGCAGGAAACAATTTGACAAACAAAGAAGTGAAAAACTGATTAGAGCCGAATTTAAAAGAGCTAATAACTATATAAGTATGTTCAATCATGCGGCACTGCAAGGTGGTGAAGAATACTGGAACAGATTGAGCGAAATCAATCAACCAACCTTAATTGTACACGGAACGGACGATAAAATATGGCATTTTAAGAATTCAGCAGTTTTACTTGAAAAGATAAACGGCTCAAAACTAATAACGCTTGATGGAACCGGACACGAACTACATTTCGAAGATTGGAATAAAATTATTGATGGAATAACGCAACATACAACAAATAACAAAAGAATGAACAAATAG
- a CDS encoding RteC domain-containing protein, with protein MVSSLNHIISEIQRKENAISLSASNEIDEAYQTTIYLQEYLWSIREDITQQGFKNHWEEINFFRNIKPYILSKLIYHNKIFRIQTACPVDGGKMYASYFSEQLRELKQEYREHIYYSDFYRYYRSGRTDRDETYFRLGNINFHDGLNSFVFEIDPLFSTYYDYKVARIIANELLYTYILQKINNDEIAGSLSARDISSDGILWTDSKNALIELIYALYANGSLSYGKVGIRKISLVLEKLFRITLGDLHNSFHRMKYRAGSRTSFLDQLKSSLEEYMDKQDGR; from the coding sequence ATGGTATCTTCATTAAATCATATCATCTCGGAGATACAGCGAAAAGAAAATGCTATTTCGCTGTCTGCATCTAATGAAATTGATGAAGCATATCAAACGACGATATACCTGCAAGAATACTTATGGTCAATAAGAGAGGATATTACCCAGCAGGGCTTTAAAAACCATTGGGAGGAAATCAATTTCTTTCGCAACATTAAGCCATACATTCTCTCCAAACTCATTTACCACAATAAAATATTTCGCATACAGACAGCTTGTCCTGTTGATGGAGGAAAGATGTACGCAAGTTATTTTTCAGAACAATTAAGGGAATTAAAACAGGAATACAGGGAGCATATCTACTATTCTGATTTTTACAGGTATTATCGTTCGGGAAGAACCGATCGTGATGAAACCTACTTTAGGTTAGGCAACATTAATTTCCACGATGGACTGAATAGCTTCGTCTTTGAAATTGACCCTCTGTTTTCAACCTACTATGATTACAAAGTGGCTCGGATAATAGCAAATGAGCTACTCTATACCTACATACTCCAAAAAATCAATAATGATGAAATAGCAGGCTCTCTTTCTGCAAGGGATATTTCATCCGATGGTATTCTTTGGACGGATAGCAAAAATGCCTTGATAGAACTGATTTATGCTCTGTATGCGAATGGCTCTCTTTCATACGGTAAAGTAGGAATACGAAAAATCAGTTTGGTTTTAGAAAAACTATTCCGGATTACTTTAGGAGATCTGCATAACTCTTTCCATCGAATGAAATACCGTGCCGGTTCCCGCACCTCGTTTTTAGACCAACTGAAATCTTCTTTGGAAGAATATATGGATAAACAGGACGGGAGGTAG
- a CDS encoding sce7726 family protein: MKTIQKLRVLSQIFSPPMFQKIVREDDYVLFQKQIDKYFNTTSYETNLDIIKSLYKSLQKQYRCEYIYKNNLIIDIIKTHSLKSTLTLNELKIGASKADLVMLNGAVRVYEIKTELDGLEKLAKQINDYQKFANEVHIVTDEKYAKKLQVEYENTSIGIIALNAKNKLETIKEADANKSFFDFETIFKILRKQEYLDLVAVNFGSVPDVPNTKIFRACYELLATIDIVDFQKQVLNKLKERKLLNPDLLKSSKTPRELKHICNSLDFNEQEYQRLYNFLATKSVCINRI; encoded by the coding sequence ATGAAAACTATACAAAAGTTGAGAGTATTATCACAAATTTTCTCCCCGCCTATGTTCCAAAAGATAGTACGGGAAGACGATTATGTGCTTTTTCAAAAACAAATAGATAAATACTTCAACACTACCTCATACGAAACCAACTTAGACATAATCAAGTCTTTATATAAGTCCTTACAAAAGCAATATAGATGTGAATACATCTATAAGAATAATTTGATTATTGATATTATAAAAACTCATAGCTTAAAATCAACATTAACACTTAATGAACTAAAAATTGGTGCTTCAAAAGCTGACTTGGTTATGTTGAACGGTGCTGTAAGAGTCTATGAGATTAAAACGGAACTTGACGGATTAGAAAAATTGGCAAAACAAATAAATGACTACCAAAAATTTGCCAATGAGGTACATATTGTTACAGATGAAAAATATGCTAAAAAGCTCCAAGTTGAATACGAAAATACAAGCATTGGTATTATCGCATTAAATGCCAAAAATAAATTGGAAACAATAAAAGAGGCAGATGCAAATAAATCTTTCTTCGACTTTGAAACTATTTTTAAAATATTGAGAAAGCAAGAGTATCTTGATTTAGTTGCTGTTAATTTTGGTTCTGTCCCTGATGTTCCTAATACAAAGATTTTTAGAGCTTGTTACGAACTACTTGCCACAATTGATATAGTTGATTTTCAAAAGCAGGTATTAAATAAACTAAAAGAGAGAAAACTATTGAACCCCGACTTGCTGAAATCATCTAAAACCCCAAGAGAACTAAAGCACATTTGTAATTCTTTGGATTTTAATGAGCAGGAATATCAAAGATTGTATAATTTTTTAGCAACCAAAAGCGTATGTATCAACCGTATATAA
- a CDS encoding RES domain-containing protein, whose protein sequence is MGNKITDNCDYCLSENVSVYEASELNPFFLGIIDLYEVDTVNGKPLESQIITDFHKKVFTQKLIDTNNIKQLIAEIIKDDIANYQNVLDNPVRLRFHNTGAEEDVTQPLFLSWDKFSEEIKTVNRFHFVNALDLQKLKSLFKHFQKDYKKGKKFYRARISNNPQGYPFEQMGNPPNELAKSGRANPNGISYLYIANDITTTLYEARASLFDYVSVGTFKLEEDIRVVNLSRSTYDVFRLAELESLEEVMLHGSFIDKLEEELSKPRRKNDSELDYLPTQYLSELIKSMGFDGIEFRSSLYSQGYNVAIFYPEKFKCIETNVYDIENINLEYTQLNTK, encoded by the coding sequence TTGGGTAACAAGATAACAGATAATTGTGATTATTGCCTGTCCGAAAATGTGAGTGTCTATGAGGCTTCCGAATTAAACCCTTTCTTTCTTGGGATTATTGACTTGTATGAAGTTGATACCGTCAATGGAAAACCATTAGAAAGTCAAATCATTACGGATTTTCATAAAAAGGTATTTACCCAAAAACTAATTGATACAAATAATATAAAACAGCTCATTGCTGAGATTATTAAAGATGACATTGCCAATTATCAAAATGTTTTAGACAACCCTGTAAGATTAAGGTTTCATAATACAGGAGCAGAGGAAGACGTTACTCAACCGCTTTTCCTTTCTTGGGATAAGTTTTCCGAAGAAATAAAAACCGTAAATAGATTTCATTTTGTAAATGCTTTGGATTTACAAAAATTAAAATCCTTATTCAAACATTTTCAGAAAGATTACAAAAAGGGAAAGAAATTTTATCGAGCAAGAATTAGTAATAATCCACAGGGGTATCCTTTCGAACAAATGGGTAATCCTCCTAATGAATTAGCTAAAAGCGGAAGAGCCAATCCAAATGGTATTTCTTATCTCTATATTGCTAATGACATAACAACAACTTTATATGAAGCAAGAGCAAGTTTATTTGATTACGTTTCTGTCGGTACATTTAAACTTGAAGAAGACATAAGAGTAGTTAATTTAAGTCGCTCCACATACGATGTATTCAGGCTTGCAGAATTAGAGTCTTTAGAAGAAGTTATGTTACACGGTTCTTTCATTGATAAATTAGAAGAAGAACTTTCAAAGCCAAGAAGAAAGAATGACAGCGAATTGGATTATCTGCCAACACAGTATCTTTCAGAACTGATAAAATCAATGGGATTTGACGGTATAGAATTTAGAAGTTCATTATATTCGCAGGGTTATAACGTTGCAATATTTTATCCTGAAAAATTCAAGTGCATTGAAACTAATGTCTATGACATTGAAAATATAAATCTTGAATACACCCAATTAAATACTAAATAA
- a CDS encoding sce7725 family protein — protein MYQPYIRGKQFELIGIRELTKPVLLPNKEKVSPIIEPVKDSSTLKTTIKELASNDINFTVVVNPQVGTFKDTNAIFNAISSSVGDYTNYQIGVIFHNRIDHSKAIGILQQYAKVIPALSIIHNAVFDNISDVLKSYQEHFAIRYNVINLSSTSRRYFRNFERNTLIELDDYFNAQTKNADYLQVDESNFSEEHIYYKEEGFEGFSDYLSIGEEYSETGFLPYAVAIHLSYAEAQTNRIKVKHFVSDSNDDTSDIAGKFAEALDKLIAWCDQTGYDSIAISEFRRFHENGHFPGLGTLKKLSLMNHIDLVLKLI, from the coding sequence ATGTATCAACCGTATATAAGAGGAAAGCAGTTTGAGTTGATAGGAATAAGAGAATTAACTAAACCTGTTCTTTTGCCAAATAAAGAAAAAGTATCTCCTATTATTGAACCTGTCAAGGATTCTTCTACTTTAAAGACTACGATAAAAGAATTAGCAAGTAATGATATCAACTTTACAGTTGTTGTTAATCCACAAGTAGGAACATTCAAAGATACCAATGCAATCTTTAATGCTATTAGCAGTTCAGTTGGAGATTATACAAATTATCAGATAGGTGTTATTTTCCATAATAGGATAGACCATTCAAAAGCTATTGGCATTTTACAACAATATGCAAAAGTTATTCCTGCTCTAAGTATTATTCATAATGCCGTGTTTGATAACATTTCAGATGTTCTTAAATCATATCAAGAACATTTTGCCATTCGATATAATGTAATCAATCTATCATCGACAAGTAGAAGATATTTTAGAAATTTTGAAAGAAATACCTTAATTGAACTTGATGATTATTTCAATGCTCAAACAAAGAATGCGGATTATTTGCAAGTAGATGAAAGCAATTTTTCAGAAGAACATATCTATTACAAAGAAGAAGGGTTTGAAGGTTTTTCGGACTATCTTTCTATTGGAGAGGAATATTCGGAAACAGGGTTTCTTCCCTATGCTGTTGCGATACATTTATCTTATGCGGAAGCACAGACAAATAGAATAAAAGTTAAACATTTTGTTTCTGACTCAAATGATGACACATCAGATATTGCAGGAAAGTTTGCTGAGGCGTTAGATAAACTTATTGCTTGGTGTGACCAAACAGGCTATGACTCTATTGCTATATCTGAATTTAGACGATTTCACGAAAACGGACACTTTCCAGGATTAGGGACATTGAAGAAACTTTCCTTAATGAACCATATAGATTTAGTATTGAAATTGATTTAG